The Solibacillus isronensis nucleotide sequence CCGTTAAGTTCATTTTTTCATTCCACTCAACTAAAAGCTCAAAATATTTTTTAAACTGCGCAATCTGGTGTTCTGAAAGCTCAATACCCTTTTCCTTCAATGCTTCGATAAATTGCTTTTCGTTCATAAAATGACTCCTCCATATTAAAGAATGAGCGCCTTTTTTGGATAAAGACGCTCACATCATTCAATTCGTAGTTACTTTTGCAATTTTACCTTGCTCAATATAGACAAGTAAAATTGAAACATCTGCAGGGTTTACACCTGAAATACGTGATGCTTGAGCAATTGAAAGCGGCTGAACACTTTTAAGCTTCATGCGTGCTTCTGTCGCCAAGCTTGGAATAGCATCATAATCGATATTTTCAGGGATTTTCTTATCCTCAAGCTTCTTCATTTTTTCTACTTGCTGAAGTGCTTTTTGAATATACCCTTCATATTTTAATTGAATTTCAATCTGCTCTTTTACATCACCTGAAAGTTCCACTTCTGATGGAGTTAGGGAAGCAACTAAATCATACGTCATTTCAGTACGTTTTAAAAGGTCTGCTCCGCGGATACCATCTTTTAGCTCCGCGCCGCCAGCATTGCGGATGACTTCTTGTGTCGTCTCATTCGGCTTAATGATAATTTCACGCAGACGTGCAATTTCCTGTTCAATCTGTGCTTTTTTCACTTGGAACTTCGCGTAACGATCTTCTGTAATCATCCCTGCTTTATAACCGATTTCAGTTAAACGTAAATCTGCATTGTCATGACGTAATAGAAGACGGTACTCTGCACGTGAAGTTAATAGACGGTAAGGTTCATTCGTACCTTTTGTAACTAGGTCGTCAATTAATACACCGATATAGGCATCTGAACGGTCTAAAATAATTTCTTCACGGCCTAATACTTTTGCTGCGGCATTCATTCCGGCCATTAACCCTTGCCCTGCTGCTTCTTCATAGCCTGAAGTACCGTTAATTTGACCTGCTGTATAAAGACCTTGGATTTTTTTCGTTTCTAATGTTGGCCATAATTGTGTAGGAATAACTGAATCGTACTCAATCGCATAGCCTGCACGCATCATTTCGGCATTCTCTAAACCAGGAATCGATGCGATTAATTTCTTTTGAACATGCTCTGGTAAGCTTGTCGATAAACCTTGGACATATACTTCACGTGTATTGCGTCCTTCAGGCTCAAGGAAAATCTGGTGACGCGGCTTATCGTTAAAGCGCGTTACTTTATCTTCAATTGATGGGCAGTAACGTGGACCTGTCCCTTTAATCATCCCTGAAAACATTGGAGACAAGTGCAGGTTTTCCTCAATTGTACGATGTGTTTCTTCTGTTGTATAAGTTAACCAGCAAGGAAGCTGATCCATAATATATTCTGTTGTTTCAAAACTGAATGCACGGGGTACATCATCACCAGGTTGAATTTCCGTTTTTGAATAATCAATTGTACGGTTGTTTACACGTGGTGGTGTTCCTGTTTTAAAACGAATTAAGTCAAACCCTAATTCTTTTAAGTTATCCGCTAATTTAATCGATGGCTGCTGGTTGTTTGGACCTGAAGAATATTTCAGATTTCCTAAAATAATTTCCCCACGTAAAAACGTACCTGTAGTAATGATGACAGCCGGTGCACGGTAAATTGCTCCAACTTGTGTAATAACACCTTTTACTTCGCCATCCTCTACAATTAGTTCATCGACCATTGCCTGATGAATTTGAAGGTTTTCTTCTTCTTCCAAAACCCGTTTCATTTCATGCTGATACTGGAATTTATCCGCTTGTGCACGTAAAGCACGTACTGCTGGACCTTTCCCGGTATTTAACATGCGCATTTGAATATGTGTTTTATCGATAATGCGTCCCATTAAACCGCCAAGTGCATCAATTTCGCGAACAACGATTCCTTTCGCAGGTCCGCCGACTGATGGATTACAAGGCATAAACGCAATCATATCTAAGTTAATTGTAAGCATGAGTGTTTTAGCACCCATTTTCGCAGCTGCATAGGCAGATTCCACACCTGCATGTCCTGCACCAACAACGATTACGTCAAAATTACCTGCTTCGTATTGTATTGACATGTTGTTCTTCCTCTCTTTTATTCCGATTTATTTCCCTAAACAGAACTGCGAGAATAGCTGATTAATTAAGCTTTCCTGTACAGTATCTCCAATAATTTCACCAAGAATTTCCCATGTACGTGTCACATCGATTTGAATCATATCGACAGGTACACCTGATTCTGCTGCAGCAAGCGCATCCTCAATCACCTGTTGAGCTTGATGCAATAGCGCAATATGTCGCGCATTTGATACATATGTTAAATCATTCGCTTCTACTTGCCCTTCAAAGAACAATGCTGCAATCGCTTCTTCCAGCTCGATTACACCTTCTTCTTTCAATAACGAAGTCGTTACGACACGATGTTTTCCAGCCAATTCATGAACACGGTTTAAATCGATTTTGCGTTCGATATCTGTCTTGTTGACAACGACAATATAATCCATCGCCTGAATCGTTTCAAAAAGGCGTTCATCTTCTTCTGTAAGCTCTTCTCCGTAATTTAATACAAGCAATATTAAATCGGCATCTTTTAATGCCTCTCTCGAACGTTCAACTCCGATTCGTTCAACAATATCTTCTGTTTCCCGAATACCTGCTGTATCAACTAAACGTAAAGGAACTCCACGTACATTTACGTATTCTTCAATAATATCACGAGTTGTGCCTGCAATGTCGGTTACAATCGCTTTATTTTCTTGAACCAAACTATTTAAAAGAGATGATTTACCTACGTTTGGACGTCCTAAAATAACGGTAGATAAACCTTCACGTAAAATTTTACCTTGAGATGATGTTTGAAGTAATTTAATTATTTCCTCTCGTACCCAACCGCACTTTTCAAGAAGTACAGGAATCGTCATTTCTTCTACATCGTCATATTCCGGATAATCAATGTTTACTTCCACTTGTGCCAACGTCTCTAATAATGCCTGGCGTAAAGAAGTAATAAGACGAGAAAGCTTCCCATCCATCTGGCCAAGCGCAACATTCATCGCGCGGTCAGTTTTTGCACGTATTAAATCCATTACCGCTTCTGCCTGTGATAAGTCGATACGGCCATTTAAAAATGCACGTTTCGTAAATTCCCCAGGCTCTGCTAAACGTGCACCGTAACGTAAGACAAGCTGTAATACTCGGTTAACAGACACAATACCGCCATGACAATTGATTTCGACAACATCTTCTCGCGTAAATGTTTTCGGTCCGCGCATTAAGCTCAACATAACTTCCTCTACCACTTCATCCGTTTTCGGGTCGATCAGATGTCCGTAATGGATCGTATGTGTCGCAACTTCCGTCAAACGCTTATGATTTGGTGATTTAAATATTTTATCTGCAATCGCTACCGCCTCATCGCCGCTCAGACGAACAATCGCAATAGCTCCTTCTCCCATTGGAGTGGAAATCGCAGCAATCGTATCGAATTCCATTTATATCCTCCTATTTCAGTGTTATCCACATGTGGATAAATCACATCCGTGCTATACTAACTAACAATTTAGACTAACATATTTTAATTAAAATCTAAAGTAATGTAGATTTGGTTCGATCTTTCATTAAAAAAACGACCTATCCAAAAGAATAGGTCGAAAACTGTCTGTATATTATTTTACTGGCTCTATGACTAAATATCGATTTGGTTCGACACCTTCTGAGTGCGTTTCGATATCTATACGATTTGCCAGGGCATTATGAATAATTTTTCGTTCATAAGATGCCATCGGTTCAAATGATACGGGTTTTCGTGTTCGAATAGCCTTGTCCGCCATGCGTAATGCCAGCTGTTCAAGCGCTACTTGACGTCGCTCACGATAATCTTCCACATCCATTTGTAAAATCATAAACGATTTGGCTGTTTTATTAAGAATGAGCTGAGTTAAATGTTGAAGCGCATTTAATGTAAGGCCACGCTTTCCAATTAATAACGCTGCTTTCTCGCTCGATAACTTAAATGAAACATGTTTGCCATCTGTTTCATGGTCAATTGTTAAATCTGTAATTCCCATTCCTAAAGCAATATTCGTTAAATACCCTTTTGCCTCTTCAATAGGATCCACTTGTTGTTGTTCATGGTGAATTGATTGATCTTCATTAGATGAAACCGGCTCATTCTCGATTGTTTCCTCGACAATTGTCAGTTCTTCCACATCAGATGCAGAATCTGAAGTCGTCTCTTGATCCACTTGCTGCTGAACAATTTCCTTTACAGTGACACGAACTTCAGCATTTCGTGCCCCAAAACCTAAAAATCCTTTTTTACCCTCTTGTAAAACTTCCACATCAACTTGTTCACGAGTATGGCCAAGCTTTTGTAACGCTAATGAGATCGCTTCTTCTACTGTTGCGCCTATTTGCGTAGTTTGTTTCACTTATTTCGCTCCTTTAGCATCGGTAGCATCCGGTTTATTTTTATTCCAAGGTTTGTAAATAACAAGGTTTTGTAATACAGATACAAAGTTCCCGACTACCCAATATAATGATAACGCGGCAGGTAAAATAATACCGAAACCAACGATCATTAATGGCATGATGTACATCATAATTTTCATTTGTGGGTTATCTACTGCTGGTCCAGTCA carries:
- the mnmG gene encoding tRNA uridine-5-carboxymethylaminomethyl(34) synthesis enzyme MnmG; this encodes MSIQYEAGNFDVIVVGAGHAGVESAYAAAKMGAKTLMLTINLDMIAFMPCNPSVGGPAKGIVVREIDALGGLMGRIIDKTHIQMRMLNTGKGPAVRALRAQADKFQYQHEMKRVLEEEENLQIHQAMVDELIVEDGEVKGVITQVGAIYRAPAVIITTGTFLRGEIILGNLKYSSGPNNQQPSIKLADNLKELGFDLIRFKTGTPPRVNNRTIDYSKTEIQPGDDVPRAFSFETTEYIMDQLPCWLTYTTEETHRTIEENLHLSPMFSGMIKGTGPRYCPSIEDKVTRFNDKPRHQIFLEPEGRNTREVYVQGLSTSLPEHVQKKLIASIPGLENAEMMRAGYAIEYDSVIPTQLWPTLETKKIQGLYTAGQINGTSGYEEAAGQGLMAGMNAAAKVLGREEIILDRSDAYIGVLIDDLVTKGTNEPYRLLTSRAEYRLLLRHDNADLRLTEIGYKAGMITEDRYAKFQVKKAQIEQEIARLREIIIKPNETTQEVIRNAGGAELKDGIRGADLLKRTEMTYDLVASLTPSEVELSGDVKEQIEIQLKYEGYIQKALQQVEKMKKLEDKKIPENIDYDAIPSLATEARMKLKSVQPLSIAQASRISGVNPADVSILLVYIEQGKIAKVTTN
- the mnmE gene encoding tRNA uridine-5-carboxymethylaminomethyl(34) synthesis GTPase MnmE, whose amino-acid sequence is MEFDTIAAISTPMGEGAIAIVRLSGDEAVAIADKIFKSPNHKRLTEVATHTIHYGHLIDPKTDEVVEEVMLSLMRGPKTFTREDVVEINCHGGIVSVNRVLQLVLRYGARLAEPGEFTKRAFLNGRIDLSQAEAVMDLIRAKTDRAMNVALGQMDGKLSRLITSLRQALLETLAQVEVNIDYPEYDDVEEMTIPVLLEKCGWVREEIIKLLQTSSQGKILREGLSTVILGRPNVGKSSLLNSLVQENKAIVTDIAGTTRDIIEEYVNVRGVPLRLVDTAGIRETEDIVERIGVERSREALKDADLILLVLNYGEELTEEDERLFETIQAMDYIVVVNKTDIERKIDLNRVHELAGKHRVVTTSLLKEEGVIELEEAIAALFFEGQVEANDLTYVSNARHIALLHQAQQVIEDALAAAESGVPVDMIQIDVTRTWEILGEIIGDTVQESLINQLFSQFCLGK
- the jag gene encoding RNA-binding cell elongation regulator Jag/EloR codes for the protein MKQTTQIGATVEEAISLALQKLGHTREQVDVEVLQEGKKGFLGFGARNAEVRVTVKEIVQQQVDQETTSDSASDVEELTIVEETIENEPVSSNEDQSIHHEQQQVDPIEEAKGYLTNIALGMGITDLTIDHETDGKHVSFKLSSEKAALLIGKRGLTLNALQHLTQLILNKTAKSFMILQMDVEDYRERRQVALEQLALRMADKAIRTRKPVSFEPMASYERKIIHNALANRIDIETHSEGVEPNRYLVIEPVK